The following coding sequences are from one Malaciobacter pacificus window:
- a CDS encoding thioredoxin family protein, producing MHKIQNLNEINKIINTGEPVLIYFSGENCSVCKVLKPKIEQEVSANFPKFRIYEVQTDIHKELVSQFTVFSIPTTIIYFDKKEFKRYGRNMSIHIFLEDIRRPYNLMCE from the coding sequence TTGCACAAAATTCAAAATCTTAATGAAATAAATAAAATTATTAATACAGGCGAGCCTGTATTAATATATTTTAGTGGTGAAAACTGTTCTGTTTGTAAGGTTTTAAAACCTAAAATTGAGCAAGAAGTATCTGCTAATTTTCCTAAATTTAGAATATATGAAGTTCAAACGGACATACATAAAGAACTTGTCAGCCAATTTACTGTATTTTCTATTCCTACAACAATTATTTATTTTGATAAGAAAGAGTTTAAAAGATATGGAAGAAACATGAGTATTCATATTTTTTTAGAAGATATAAGAAGACCATATAATTTGATGTGTGAGTAG
- a CDS encoding heme-binding domain-containing protein produces MKRTLLIFLIVFIVMQFIQTDKTLPSVDKNLEIKANEEIMTIFKNACYDCHSNEVKWPWYSNIAPFSWVISNHVNEGRKALNFSTWENYSEEEKQKELKAIYRTVYGSMPLISYIWLHKEGDLTKEQRQLVRDWTGVRKKK; encoded by the coding sequence ATGAAAAGAACGTTATTAATATTTTTAATTGTATTTATTGTTATGCAATTTATTCAAACAGATAAAACTTTACCAAGTGTTGATAAAAATTTAGAGATAAAAGCTAATGAAGAAATCATGACTATCTTTAAAAATGCATGTTACGATTGTCATTCAAATGAAGTAAAATGGCCTTGGTACTCTAATATTGCACCATTTTCATGGGTAATATCTAATCATGTTAATGAGGGGAGAAAAGCACTTAATTTCTCAACATGGGAAAATTATAGTGAAGAAGAAAAACAAAAAGAGTTAAAAGCAATTTATAGAACAGTTTATGGTTCTATGCCACTTATAAGTTATATTTGGCTTCATAAAGAGGGTGATTTAACAAAAGAGCAAAGGCAATTAGTTAGAGATTGGACGGGAGTTAGAAAGAAAAAGTGA